The stretch of DNA GAATCACGGTATCGTGGAGGGAGACCTAAAAAAAACCCAAATATTTTCCATCAAAACTCATTTAGATAACAATTAAAATCTCGGGGGACACAAATCTAGTTGCAAAGTTCACATTACTTTATGCAAATTacgattttaataaaataattaaaaaaatgtaaataataaaatattaaaaaaatatatcccatttcatataataaactaaaaatatagacaatttatttatatatttatatacatttggtttattttgttaaagattatatattttgtagatcattttatgatttgtattttttatatcattttctcaaaattaaaatctttattaGTGCAAAATGGCTAATAATAATAGGAGCAACTCAAATAAAGACGATGAAAatgtctttttataaaaatgttttaataattaaaatttaatacatataatcgattaaatcgtgttatttttgttaaaattaggctaaataaattgatttaacTGAAAAATGGTAGATCAAATCTTAAcagatctaaattaatattatttttatagaaaataactataatatcctattatagaaaatgactaaaatacttttattatatatattaattttgaaaattctaaattttagtcCTTTATTTGAAGAGTATTTTAATGATTTTCTATAACAAGGatattgtagttattttttataaaaaaaataatattaatttagaccaattcaagatttgattcaccattttttcggttaaatcaatttgtctaacctaattttaaaaaaaaataacatgatttaatcgattatatatgttaaattttaataactgaaaaacatctttaaaaaaaagacgttttaagtGTCTTTAtctgagttgctcccaataataaTAAAGTGAAAACTCATGTGCAGTTGACTTCATATGAAGTTGATAGATGAGaatcgttagataaaaatttagtcaaataaatcaaatcaTCTAATACTCTTAATTACCAACTTTACATAAAACCAACTAGTCCTGAGTTTTCACCTGATCATAACAGTAATAGTAATTTGAGGGTTAGGGGGAGTAAGACGCACCAAATAGCTGTCTTTTGAGGTTCTCTGCCATGGTATCATTGTTGCAAACAAAGATATATCCACCCACAGTTTCATATCTCGGCAAAGACTCCGATGGTGGCAGTGTTTTGAGTTTCTTGGCGACATCATTGCTATTGTCTCCATGCTTCTTGccgttggtgttggtgttgttCCTGCCCTTTTTGCCTGCTTGAAAGTCAACAAAACCTGTCTTGTGACCCTTCAAGTTGAGGCCACTATTGTTGTTGAGGCTAACAAAAGATGGAGTATTGTCGGAATAACTTCCCTTGTTGAAGCCTCCATTAAGACCCCCAAAAGCAGGGTTCTGAATATGTGGCATAGAGAAAAGGGATCCATTGGAATCGGAATTGAGATCATAGGATTTTGATGGGTTGAATTCAGTGCCCTTCACATCTAAGTTCCTCCTCTGATCGGTGGTCCTTTTTGTGGCATAATTGTTGCTCCAAATTGAATTATTAAGAGACAGATTGGCCAAACTAGATGTTTGAAGCCTAAGCTGGTCACTAAATTGCCAAAAAGATTGCTGATTGTTGTTCTCCATGGCCACCAAATAATTAAAGATAGAAGAAACCCTTGAGATTAGAATTGGGATAGGAATGACGGAAATGATAAAGAAATGAACAAGTGTTAACTAATAAAGAGGGGGGTTTGGTTGGGGGTATGAAATTCCCACGAAAGTGAAGTTGACTGGGACAGGGGCAGGGCATGTGTAATtgtcaaagaagatggagtatAATCTAAATTTGAAATATGAAGAACTGACTTTTTCATTGAGTGGGTCtatttccctttttattttgattattttatttcataagtTAATAATTCAACTGGTGACGGAACCAAACCGCGTACAAAGGTGAAAGACAAATAGAAAGAGAGTGTGGGGTGGGGGGAAGTGGACAGGGACTACAGGGGGCAGGGATTAGTTGGGTATGGCGTTGAGGATTTCCTCGTGTTTTGATTTAGTATACATGGAAACTTCCTAGTATACATATTTCTAGAAGATGTAGCTAAAGTTTGAATTGATGCGGCCCTCCCGGTAAAAATAGAttaggtgttttttttttttaagttaaaggTGGGATTCGAATCCgttataaaaaatatgtcattttttgttataaatgaTTGACAATTAGGTGAGTTTATAGGTAGGATTTGATTAGAGAAAAGGGGAATAAGCATTGGCTAACTCTGTGCCAGCAGTCGCAGTAAGACAGAAGATGCAAATGTTATCCAAAATGATTGGGCGTCTGTAGGTGACTTTTTAAGTTCGTCATCAAATTCCAGGGCTTAACTCTGGACAGGCGGTGGAAACTACCAAGCTGGAGTACGATAGGAGCAGAAAAAATTTTTGGTGGAGAGGTGAAATGCGTAGAGATCGAAAAGAACACCAACGGAAAAAATACTCTGCTGGACTGACACTGAGAGACGAAAACTAGGGGAGCGAATGGGATTAGATACCCCAATAGTCCTAGAAACATgaacattaaaatataaatatggtAATATATGTCtatcatttatttattaagacataatttttttataaatacaataatatacataaaatatatatttttagtgtCTTTTGTTAAagttaaaatactaaaatataatgcataaaatataaaatttgacttttttatctataactatttttaaaattatttattttgttcttatcTTTACTCTTCTCtcactttcttcttttatttctttacaaaaaatgtaaaaaatacaaaaataaatataataatagaaaatatatagtGTTAGAAATACTAttctagttgaatggatatttttttatctttgtatGAGATGCATGCTGATGGTTTCAGTGGTTAAGAGAAGGGGGGATTGAATTTTAGCccctttttctgcttgctaACACTTACTGGACTTAGAGgaaacttttctttttttagctcgtccctagccacgagatattttcattttgtctcgtcacttgacacgagacattttttatttttcatctgaacagtaaaaacagaattgaagtaggaagagagatagaagattacacccagatatatcatggttcagctgctaagtgtagtgcagcctacatccagtctccatcacaaccatgatggaatttcactataatcatccagattacaaattgtaaagtgctaacccaacttacaaggggattcccacagaatcatgaaacacaacatagatgaacaaagaaactctcagacatctatggctttttcttttaattttgcactctctacctttttccgctctatggctttttcatacaaacatcacttgtttgcctttttccatgagactcaagacatgacaaaatgaaacagaaaaattacaaaatagaatacactgaaggagaagagaaatctgttagctcaggtagctctgagaactctgtgccttgcactctcaaattttctccttgctCCAAACAATGGctgttctctctttttaaagaagagggaagcctccacacttgaagccaacGCCCAAACCAACTTCTTTCTCTTTCAAaaaacagaaccggttcggccacatagAGAGAGTAGAGATAACcctgcaaaacccaacatgaaATTACCTCTGGTTctttcttgatcatcactcttcatcaatctgagctctccatccttggcttgctctccaagatggatttctggcccttgatgcttcatgatgatgatgacttcatctgcttcaatctctgcctcaaccaacacttcgccactctagctacttcctgtggtggttgagcagaatcaaagacaagccatgcttcaagaatctcccttgctggccgaatcttcttccttcttttttgagtatgaaggatccgagattacctcaccaaatcttaccacatTTGGTGATTatctcagccacaacatacttttggttttttttttcttgccatcattaactTGATGTCCTTGAAGCatgcagcttcttctttttctttttggtagctTAGTGTAGCTTCCATGGTTGCTGTGACATGAccgaaggaagaagaaaaaatagatgagagagaaaagagaggatgaagaaaagtaataaagtgtgtttgaataaattaattaaaatgggttgcttttacttccctttgATTGAGTAGCGTGTAGCATTGATGATCACCATCATGTCaatcacactttctctctcatAGTTTTCATGCATTTATTAACTCCACTTCAAAGAGATTTGAATTCCATCACATAGTATGAGTGGAGTCCGTTGGGATTGTGCAGCATAATTAAAGAAATgagttttatttgttaaaaggATAAAGCAATATTGTGTGCCCATCTCCTTTTGATTTCGGTCCAAGCAAGTTGGTCATTTACCAACAATAAATTTGGGCTTGCACATTTACATTTGGTCCAACATTATAATGATCAATTCAGCCATACatcattgaatatttttgtatCAATGCTGAATGTACTTGGGCttacaatttttcttttattttcagccCACATTAAAAATCctgcaaaacaaaattattaattaatttaacatcaaattaataattttgtaattaattattttaataatatttgttcatcatcaaaattaaattagagtttttcaaactcatcaatctcccacttgatgacaaacattattaaaattgaaatggaaagaaatttaaagattgagtgaagaatactccctttgagtttgaatttctccccctttctaaATGTTACATGGCTCTCCCTTAATGTAtgctattttaccaagggaagcactAACCTGTAACATTTTAATCAAGCTTTAAgaacaatgttatttagcatgTTATatgatgctaaatgcttgatttatgagcagttttaaattgataatcaaaactcatttgataTCATAAACTGATTTTCTGCTTAATAATTTACACACATCaactaagcaccaaaataatgttgttcaaaaattatttttcagtcAAAATATCAGAGCCATATCATTCAAGtgaggaaaatatttttgaatcacACATGATCAAACATGGCAGCTGTTAGATATCACAGtttaaaggaactgccaaaaataagttttcaaacCAACATATTTACCAAGATGAATAAGAATATTTGTCAAACAGCATCATAAACTACTAAATGCCAAATGCATTTTTAGCAGCAATAACCATAGTGAAACAAATGCACTATCAACATGCATTCTCCTAACAAGGGTGATCATaaattttcaattgaaaatttCATCTCCTGTTTCATCAGATCGTCCCCTGTTTTTCATTAGTTTCAATCCCCTGTTTTTCATtagtttcaatttcaattttggagACTAAAgttcctcccccttttgtcatcaaggggaaCCTGCACCAAATATGAACAACACAACAAAATATCCATAACAAAGTAACAAGAGTGTATCAAAGTATCACAGAGCAAGGAGTATCAAGTCATGCTCATACAAAAAATAGATTGAGCCTAATGGAGCCAATatcaaataaaagtaaacaaatagTCATTAATCATCAGAAAGATTGAATTCTGAACCGGAATCAGCTTCGTAATCCCCTGTTCTTATTTCATCATCAAAGCTCTTAATCATGAAGCCAACTCTATCATGACATTTCTTCCAAGCCCTTTCTTGTTCATATTCCAATTTTCTGGCAGTCTTGTGGGATTTGAACATCAACTTGGACATGTTGGGCATCTCATTGAGAACCTCCCGGATTGATGCAGTAACATTTGAGGGTTCAGGATGGCTCTCCAGATCACTGAGAGATGGTTCAGAAGGGACATATTTCTTGCCTTTCTTGCCCGAAGTTCCTCCTCCTTTAATCATTGAAACCATGTTCTCAACAGATTCATTAGTCAAATCAACCTTAAAATACTCAAATATACATGTGAGGAACATGCCATAAGGAAGATTAGCCTTTTTGgtacttttcactgctttcCACACATGACGTATCATAATATAAGCAAATGAAATTTGGGAAGAAGTAAGAAGAGCAAATAAGATGATAGAGTCAGAAACTGTTACTCTGTGGTGAGAACCGCCTTGAGGAGTGAGAATGTGAGTGATGATACGGTGCAACAGAGAGTTCTCAGGGCCGAGTGCTCGATGAGTTGGGATTAGTCCATCCAAACCAGAGAGATTTGCACAGCTGTGTTGCAAGACTGTTTGTTGTGCAATGCCAACTTGATCATCCCATTTATCAACCATGTAAACTTTTGGCCCTTCATCTTCATATCCAAGGGCAGCGCCTATGGTTTGAGGATTGAGGGTCATGTAAACCCGTTTGACGTAAGAGTGAATTGAGCCATCAATCAGACGCATGTTTGCATAGAATTCCCGGACCAGCCCCGGGTAAACGAATTTCTGAATGTGAATCAGTGGAGTCCACTTCAGAGCATCAAACATGGAAGTAAAGTTGATTCCTTTGGTGGCCAGTTTTTCAAGATTGACCAAGTAAGAGAGACAGAGAGGACGTTTCAGCAAAACCTCTTTATGAAATTCATAGAAAGCACATGAGTAGAACCGAGAGGGATCAAAATGGGAGTGagttttgtgaaatttgtttttgaaatcGAGCGACTCCAAATTTGCAGGTTCTCTTGTATCATGCATAACAAAGCTTTTCGACTTTTTCTGAGAGCTTTTTGTGTGTGGAGTAGGTCTTTTCGgcggtgatggtggtggtgaggTATgtgattcctcttcttcttcttgaacactAGGTTCCTTGTTCTTTCCTCTCCCTGAAGATTTATGAGCGATAACCTTGCGGCGCATGGTTTCGGTCCTTTTGGAAGGAGGTGTTTGAGTAGAAGAGGAGGTAGAATGAAGATGGATATGTGTATGAGTTTGAGGTGATGAAAAAGGTGGACTTTTAGGAATGGGGGTTCGGCCACTTCTCTTTTGtgccattttctttttcatggtaggatgaATGGAGAAGTTGAATATGAAAGGGTGGGAGTGCCGAAAGAGAGTGAGGAGAGAATGAGATTAGTGGTGCAATAAATGTGGATTAGAGAGAGATGATGGGGAAGTTAATAGCCATAATGGTGTGGTTATTAACCAACGAAAAAGGTGGTTtcctagaatcaagggattagatGGAGAGAGGGGTTTGATTTGACAATAACCACTTCCAAGAAGATTTGAAATGACAATCAAAAAAGATTTTGATCATCATAAAATGAAGGATCAATAAAAGTCAAGGTGGGGTCAAATAAGATTTTGTGGGGCCCATCAGAAGCAAAGTCTGCGCAGCCTCCCCCTTAATCATAGCTCCTCCTGCATGCCTTATTTTTATCTCGTCCATTCCTACGAGATAAAACTGGACAGAATCagaaattcacaaattttcAACATGATTTAAATCAAGCATTCCCAAGCTTTTTCTTAACAAACAGAATCTATCTTCACAGagaggttttgtaaaaatatcagcaatTTGTTCTTctgattttacaaattgaatatcaatagtacccttttgcacatgttctctaataaaatgatatttgatttcaatatgctttgttcttgagtgcagaacagcattttttgaaatgtttattgcactcatgttatcacaaaataagggtatactattgatctttaatttgtaatcctccaattgagtttttaaccaaattaattgtgaacaacaagcagatgcggatatatattcagctttagctgtggatagagccactgtggcttgtttcttgcttgaccacatgttgagtgagcttccaaggaagcaacacatgccggaagtgctccttctatccactctatctcccgtataatctgcatcacaaaaccctactacacaaaaatcatcaaattttggataccataagccataatcacatgttcccttaatatatctaatgatgCATTTAACGGCCGATagatgggattcttttgggtgagattgaaatcttgaacatacacccacact from Arachis duranensis cultivar V14167 chromosome 4, aradu.V14167.gnm2.J7QH, whole genome shotgun sequence encodes:
- the LOC107482442 gene encoding DCD domain-containing protein NRP-B, whose product is MENNNQQSFWQFSDQLRLQTSSLANLSLNNSIWSNNYATKRTTDQRRNLDVKGTEFNPSKSYDLNSDSNGSLFSMPHIQNPAFGGLNGGFNKGSYSDNTPSFVSLNNNSGLNLKGHKTGFVDFQAGKKGRNNTNTNGKKHGDNSNDVAKKLKTLPPSESLPRYETVGGYIFVCNNDTMAENLKRQLFGLPPRYRDSVRAITPGLPLFLYNYSTHQLHGIFEAASFGGNNIDPTAWEDKKCLGESRFPAQVQVVTRKICEPLEEDSFRPILHHYDGPKFRLELSVSEALSLLDIFADQNSFDDIFKAIPA